The window TGAGTATGGATCCTATTATCGCGAGTGCATTAGGTCGTTCAGCAATATCAATTGCTGAAGCAATCAGCGGGGCTGACGCAAAAAACTCAGCAGGAGAATTGGTAAATGGCAGTAACAGATTCGCACTAGAAGTCTCTGATTCTCTCGATTCCTTAGATCGTATTCGCCGTGTACCTGTCGCAATCGATGATAGTGGGCATGTTACTCGCTTAGAAGATATTGCTGATGTAGAACGCCGCCAAGCCTCTCCTCCTGCAGAGATGGCAATCGTACAAGGTCAGCCAGCCGTTATTATAGCAACACGTATGCAACCGCATTTACGTGTTGATCTCTGGTCTAACCGTGTGCATACCTTCTTAGATGCTTTCCAGCAAGAGCTACCAAGTAACGTTAAAATCAACATCCTGTTTGAACAACAAAGTTACACAGAAACCCGCTTATCAGATCTGTCTCGAAGTCTATTAATGGGTTTCACGATCATCTTAATTGTTTTGCTGCTAACGTTAGGTGTTCGTTCAGCCATTATTGTGGCTCTTTCATTACCACTAACGAGCTTACTCACCTTAGCAATGATGAATTTTACAGGGCTGCCCATCAATCAAATGTCGGTAACAGGCTTGATTGTTGCCCTTGGTATTATGGTCGATAATGCAATTGTGATGGTCGACACCATTCAGCATTACCGTCAACAAGGCATCGATAAAATCAATGCAGCGATGAATGCACTGAATCATTTATGGGTACCACTGCTAGGCTCAACCTTAACCACTGTTTTAGCTTTCACCCCTATTATTTTAATGCCAGGACCAGCAGGCGAGTTTGTTGGCGCCATTGCGATTACCGTATCGTTCTCGTTAGTGGGTTCTTATCTTGTCTCTCACACCATTGTGGCGGGATTTGCATCACGTTGGTTACCATCTGGAGAAAATAGCCATCATTGGTATCACAGCGGTGTCACTCTACCTAGGTTAAGTAATGGATTTGAAAAAAGTGTCCGTATTGCAATTAAACACCCGCTAATCACTGCATTGTTAGTGTGTATCTTACCGCTTACTGGCTTTTGGAGTGCCTCACAATTAACGGAGCAATTCTTTCCACCGTCAGACCGTGATATGTTTGAAATTAAGTTATATCTTCCCCCGCAAGCGAGCATTTTTGCCACAGCAGAAGCAACAAAATCGGTTGATCATATTCTGGCGCAATATAACGACATCGAAAATGCTAATTGGCTTGTTGGTGGCAACTTTCCTTCGTTCTATTACAACATGGCTGCACGTGAAAAAGGCGCGCCCTATTTTGCGCAGGCCATGGTAAAAGCAAAAGATTTTTCAGCCGCCAATGCCATGATTCCTGACTTACAAGCCAAATTAGATATAGAACTACCTCAAGCACAAATCTTAGTCAGAAAACTAGAGCAAGGCCCTCCGTTTAATGCGCCACTCGAGGTGCGCTTATACGGTGCTAATCTCGACACATTAAAATCAATCGGTGAAGATATTCGCTTGATTATGACAGAAACGCCCTATGTCACTCACACCCGTGAAACCCTGCAGCCCGGCACACCCAAAGTTTGGGTAAACGTTAATGAAGAAGCGAGCCAATTAAGTGGCTTAACATTGAGTAAATTCGCTAATTTACTGCAAGCCTCTTTAACAGGTAAAGTCAGTGGAAATATTATTGAAGCATCTGAATCAATTCCAATAAGAGTGCGTGTTAAAGATGAAAACCGTGAGAATATGTCTCACCTCAGTAACCTTCGTTTACCCGTTATCTCTGAAGATGTGTTTACTGGATTACCCGTTTCAGCGCTTGCTGAACTCTCTTTAACACCCAGTAGAGGCGCAATACCACGCCGTAACGGTCAGCGGGTGAATGTTATTGAAGGTTACCTTCGTGCAGGGGTACTACCACAAACAGCACTTGATCATTTTCAAGCCAATATCACTGAATATCAAAAAACAATTCCAGCAGGTTATCGGATCGAATTTGGTGGTGAATCAGCCGAGCGAAATGAGTCGGTTAGTAACTTGCTTGCTAACTTATCAATGGTCATAACACTACTTGTTATGGTGGTTGTGATTTCGTTTAACTCATTCCGATTAAGTCTTATTATCTTTACTGTTGGGTTGCTTGCCGCTGGGCTAGGCCTGTTATCTGTCTGGACATTCAGCTACCCCTTTGGGTTTACCGTTATTATTGGTTTACTTGGTTTAGTCGGCCTTGCCATTAATGCCGCTATCGTCATCTTGGCTGAACTTAAAGCCGATGCAGATGCGATAAACGGTGATAGCGACGCAATTCTTGCAGCTGTAATGAGTTGTACGCGTCATATAACCTCTACAACGATCACAACGATAGGTGGGTTCATGCCATTAATCTTAGCGGGAGGTGGCTTCTGGCCGCCGTTTGCGGTCGCTATTGCTGGCGGTACACTGTTAACAACGATGATCTCGTTTTACTTTGTACCCGCAGTGTTTAGATTGGCGGTATATAAAAAGCCACTGTATAAAAACCAATCTGTCGCAGTCAGTTAGACATAAATAACGTTAGCTGCACACAATCAGGAGAATGAGAGATTATACTGCACTATTGCGGTGACAAAACATCTCTTATTCTCCCCTTCAGTGGTCGTCAGATTAAAGAAACACACGCATTATTTAGCCTTGCGAATGATTCAGAAAAGCCAGTATTTGAAAAATATTCTTCATTGAGGAGCAAACTTTTACTATCAGACCAATTCACCGCAGAAGACCCTTTGCCATAAGGAATGTCATAGACAATAAAGTGGCGCTCTTGTCGATCAAAAATCATGTTTGCAGACAAACGTCGCGATCTAACCGTTTCATTTAAATAATATTCAAAGCCTGAGTCACAACTTTTCACAATATAAGAACCTTTATCACTGCGCACAGCAATATAAGGTTTCTGACTATTCTCGTAAAACTTTAGCTGCCACAGACCAATAACCTTGTCTATTTGAATACGTGCGATAGGCGCTGGATCTATAGCCAAAACAACCGTTGTATCGACTTGATTAGCAATAGGGTTATTAACTACATCTAACGGATTCACATCCACGATGGTAGCAATAGCATTAGGTTCTATATCTTGATGATTAAACCATGCGAATACTGCCTGCCAAGGGGCTTTACCTGCACTTAGCAGCAACACAGCAAGCATAACTGGTACCAATAGCACTAACCCCACTCGCTTAGCGTTGAAGTAGCCTAATGACTTAATTTGAGAGGCGACTTTTTGTGTCAGTACCGTTGGATCAACCGTGTTATTTCCGGTGGTAGACACGGCATGAGATTGATTA is drawn from Photobacterium profundum SS9 and contains these coding sequences:
- a CDS encoding J domain-containing protein; this translates as MTSFHDILGTNQDSPQSDIKRRYKHLSNRSHPDKGGSKALMQLISEAYKYVSEGKGQQEAFNTDYVQTKSVEKYLSQIHRLQNDYRHLKEERDTLVKKLASAQKEAQQAFADSSMHINNMKNTASNDVGKLQEENIRLAQLLAEARRELAVNNQSHAVSTTGNNTVDPTVLTQKVASQIKSLGYFNAKRVGLVLLVPVMLAVLLLSAGKAPWQAVFAWFNHQDIEPNAIATIVDVNPLDVVNNPIANQVDTTVVLAIDPAPIARIQIDKVIGLWQLKFYENSQKPYIAVRSDKGSYIVKSCDSGFEYYLNETVRSRRLSANMIFDRQERHFIVYDIPYGKGSSAVNWSDSKSLLLNEEYFSNTGFSESFARLNNACVSLI